CAGCGCATACGAAGCCTGCCGCAGGGTGTTGAAGGTGGCGCCCGCAACGCCGAACTTCGAAGGCGGGATGTCGGCTACACCGGCGCTCGACCACGTGGCGACGGTGGTGCCGACGCCCAGGCCCGAGATCAGGCTGATGGGCACGAATCGGTTCCAAACCTGGGGATCGTCGCCCAGCAACAGCACGTACAGCAGGTAACACACGCCCAGCGAGGCTGTGCCGAAGGCCAAGACCCACCGGTGGCCGATGCGGTCGGCGACGCTGCCCGAGATCGGTGAGATGACCGCTGCGATCAGCGGACTGGGCATCAACGCCAGGCCGGTGGTGCGAATCGATTGGCCCCACAGGTCTTGCAGCACAAGCGAGTTGACTAGGAAGCCCGAGGTGAATGCCAGGCCATAGAAAACAACGCTGGTGTTGACGCTGCGGAACGAGGCGTACTGGAACAGGTCGAGGTTGATCAGCGGTTCGGGATGTGTGCGCGACCGCCTGACCAGCAGGGGCAACAACACCAGACCCAACACGATGGCCGCCACCGCTCTGGGGTCGTCGATGCCCCAGGTCTCGCTCTGCACGATGCCGAACATCACGAAGAACACGCCGCCGGTGCCGATCAGCACGCCAAGCAAGTCGATGCGCCCGGTGGCGTCGGGGTCGCTCGATTCGCTGAGCCAGCGGGGGCCCAGCACCAGCACCAGCAAGCACAGCGGCACGTTGATGAGGAAGATCGCGCGCCAGTTGAACGCGTCGATCAGCGCCGAGCCCAGTGCAGGCCCGGTTACCGCACCCAGAGATCCGGTGGCCCCCGCGATGCCGATGGCGGTGCTGCGCTTGGACGGAGCGAACTCGGGCAGCATCACGGCGAACGATGACGCCATGGTGACAGCGCCACCCACCGCCTGCAGCACCCGGGCCGCAATCAGCAACTGGTGGTTGGGGGCGATGCCGCACAGCGCGGAACCAAAACCGAACAGGGCAACGCCGGGCAGGAACACCTTGCGGCGGCCGACGCTGTCGGCGAGGCGGCCGGCGCTGAGCAGCAGAGCACCGACGACGATGTTGTACGACGACACGACCCAGCTGAGGGACGTGCGCGACACCTCGAAGTCGTCCTGAATCGACGGGAACGCAACGTTCACCGCCGAGATGTCGATGACGACCAGGAAGGTGGTCAGCGTGGCCACCGAAAGCGCAAGCCATGCCTGGCGACTGATCTTGTCGTCGGGGACTTGGGGCTGATGGGTGTCAGTGCGGTCGTTCGCCATAGTCCTGCCAGGGTTCGTCGCGTTCGCGGATCACTTGCCTGAACCCCTTGGTGTCGAACTCTTCGACCCAGCGGTAGGCCTCTTCGGTATGTCGGGTGATGCCGTCGAAGAAGGTGCCGAGCATCTGGGTCGTGCGAAGGCCCATGTTCTCGAACGCTTGGTTTATCAGCATCTTGTTGAGGGCGAGTTGATTCCCGGGAATGTTCGTGAAGCGCATCGCCTCGGCCTCGATCGCCTCGGCCAGATCTTCTGGGGGATGGACGTAGCTGACCAGCCCGATGCGCTGAGCGGTGGCAGCGTCGATGGCGCGTCCGGTCAGCAGGAACTGTTTGGCGTGTTCGAGACCCAGGCGATAGACCCACATCATCGTCGTGGGCGTGCCGAAGATTCGGCTGGGTGCGTATCCGATGTGGGCGTCTGATGCCATGAACAGCAGGTCGCAGCACAGCACCAGGTCGGTGGCGCCGCCGACCGCCCAGCCCTTGATCTCGCCCAGCACCGGCTTGGGACATTCCCAGATGCGCATGAAACGGCGCACGTTGTTGCCCATGAACTGATAGTCGCGGACCGGATCCCAGGCCCCTTCGCGCGGCTCGGGGCCCTCGGCGTCGTAAACCTGGGGCCAGCCCGATCTGTCGGTGAGGTCGTAGCCGGCGGTGAACGTGTCGCCCGCACCCCTCAGCACCACAGCCGCCACCGACCGCGATGCCGCCGCCTTGTCGACACCGTCTGCGACCCCTTGGATCACTGCGTCGGTGAGGGTGTTCTTCTTCTGGGGTCGGTTGATGGTGACGATCGCGATGCCGTTTCGTTCTTCGTACAAAACGACGTCGTCTGGCATCGGCGAAGCATCCCGCGCAACGCCGTCCGGCACCAAACCTGGCCCTTTGGGAATCGGGGTCAGCGCAGCAGATCGCGCAGGCGGCGGGCGATCTCGATGGTGGCCGCGGGTGTCAAGATCCACAGGTCTCGCCACGACCGATCGACATCGGCGA
This genomic stretch from Acidimicrobiales bacterium harbors:
- a CDS encoding MFS transporter translates to MANDRTDTHQPQVPDDKISRQAWLALSVATLTTFLVVIDISAVNVAFPSIQDDFEVSRTSLSWVVSSYNIVVGALLLSAGRLADSVGRRKVFLPGVALFGFGSALCGIAPNHQLLIAARVLQAVGGAVTMASSFAVMLPEFAPSKRSTAIGIAGATGSLGAVTGPALGSALIDAFNWRAIFLINVPLCLLVLVLGPRWLSESSDPDATGRIDLLGVLIGTGGVFFVMFGIVQSETWGIDDPRAVAAIVLGLVLLPLLVRRSRTHPEPLINLDLFQYASFRSVNTSVVFYGLAFTSGFLVNSLVLQDLWGQSIRTTGLALMPSPLIAAVISPISGSVADRIGHRWVLAFGTASLGVCYLLYVLLLGDDPQVWNRFVPISLISGLGVGTTVATWSSAGVADIPPSKFGVAGATFNTLRQASYALGIAITVTLVASGTSELDFTGYQRAYGFVAIAYFVAAAVVGVTFPAGSSRDRAAAPTPARTR
- a CDS encoding crotonase/enoyl-CoA hydratase family protein; translated protein: MPDDVVLYEERNGIAIVTINRPQKKNTLTDAVIQGVADGVDKAAASRSVAAVVLRGAGDTFTAGYDLTDRSGWPQVYDAEGPEPREGAWDPVRDYQFMGNNVRRFMRIWECPKPVLGEIKGWAVGGATDLVLCCDLLFMASDAHIGYAPSRIFGTPTTMMWVYRLGLEHAKQFLLTGRAIDAATAQRIGLVSYVHPPEDLAEAIEAEAMRFTNIPGNQLALNKMLINQAFENMGLRTTQMLGTFFDGITRHTEEAYRWVEEFDTKGFRQVIRERDEPWQDYGERPH